One window of the Capnocytophaga haemolytica genome contains the following:
- the sufC gene encoding Fe-S cluster assembly ATPase SufC: MLQINNLHAGVEGKEILKGINLEIKAGEVHAIMGPNGAGKSTLSGVIAGNENFVITQGDILLEGESLINDAPEERAHKGIFMSFQYPVEIPGISVTNFIKTAINETRKAKGLPEMPAKELLQKIREKAALLEINPDFLSRSLNEGFSGGEKKRNEIFQMAMLEPKLAILDETDSGLDIDALRVVAGGVNKLRSQDNAVIVITHYQRLLDYIVPDFVHVLADGRIVKSGGKELALELEEKGYDWIKEQ; the protein is encoded by the coding sequence ATGTTACAGATAAACAACTTACACGCCGGCGTTGAGGGCAAGGAAATCCTCAAGGGCATCAACTTGGAGATAAAGGCGGGCGAAGTGCACGCCATTATGGGTCCTAATGGGGCAGGAAAGTCCACCCTCTCGGGAGTGATCGCTGGCAATGAGAACTTTGTGATCACCCAAGGGGACATCCTCCTCGAAGGCGAGAGTCTTATCAATGATGCGCCTGAGGAGCGTGCTCACAAGGGGATATTTATGTCCTTTCAGTATCCGGTGGAAATCCCAGGCATTTCGGTTACCAACTTCATCAAAACAGCTATCAACGAGACGCGGAAAGCTAAGGGACTGCCCGAGATGCCCGCCAAAGAACTCCTCCAAAAGATCCGCGAGAAGGCGGCACTCTTAGAAATCAATCCGGACTTCCTTTCCCGCTCGCTTAACGAAGGTTTCTCAGGCGGGGAGAAGAAGCGCAATGAGATTTTCCAGATGGCAATGTTGGAACCAAAGCTCGCCATACTCGATGAGACCGATTCCGGCTTGGATATCGACGCCCTCCGTGTGGTGGCTGGTGGCGTCAATAAGCTTCGAAGCCAAGACAATGCCGTGATCGTCATCACCCACTATCAGCGACTGTTGGATTACATCGTTCCCGACTTCGTACACGTATTAGCAGACGGGCGCATAGTGAAGTCAGGAGGCAAAGAGTTGGCTTTAGAATTAGAAGAAAAAGGGTACGACTGGATAAAAGAACAATGA
- the sufD gene encoding Fe-S cluster assembly protein SufD, whose product MDLKDTIINYYKTLPQDALSDIRVEAFARFIEKGFPLAKQEAWKYTSVKELLDYSFEVRTSSSSTSELRPHTSELIPRTSKLVFVNGVLNENLSDYKGAEIEICSLQEAMTSDKYAELLRHYYGKNTDLEEPFSALNTVVSEVGAFVRVKRGKAIEVPVELVYLTDSQPKPFFTHVRNFIYVEEAAEVHIIERHHSFSPETVLTNSVTEVFVEKNALLDYYKLQNDRENALLIDNTYVSQEENSHAAVHTFSFGGKTTRNNLNFFHRGEHIESTLKGLTILKGNQHVDHYTFVEHALPNCESHQDYKSIVDEEAINVFNGKILVEKIAQKTNAYQQNDNIILNPKAAVYTKPQLEIFADDVKCSHGCTVGSLNPDSLFYLQARGIPKKEAAALLTYAFANTVMQTVRIPELASYLNKIIAGKLGVTIDF is encoded by the coding sequence ATGGACTTAAAAGATACCATCATAAACTATTATAAAACCCTGCCGCAAGATGCGCTAAGCGATATTCGCGTAGAGGCTTTTGCGCGCTTTATAGAGAAAGGCTTCCCCTTAGCGAAGCAAGAGGCATGGAAGTATACTTCGGTGAAGGAACTTTTGGATTACAGCTTCGAGGTGCGAACTTCAAGCTCCAGCACCTCAGAGCTCAGACCTCACACCTCAGAGCTCATACCCCGCACCTCGAAGCTCGTCTTCGTCAATGGTGTTCTCAACGAAAACCTATCGGATTACAAGGGGGCGGAGATTGAGATTTGTTCCTTGCAAGAGGCGATGACCTCCGACAAGTATGCGGAGCTGTTGCGCCACTATTACGGAAAGAATACCGACCTTGAGGAGCCTTTTAGCGCGTTGAATACCGTTGTGAGTGAGGTCGGGGCGTTTGTGCGGGTGAAGCGCGGCAAGGCTATCGAAGTGCCTGTGGAGCTCGTCTACCTTACTGATTCACAACCCAAGCCGTTTTTTACCCACGTACGCAACTTTATCTACGTGGAAGAAGCCGCCGAGGTGCATATCATTGAGCGGCACCACAGTTTTTCACCCGAGACGGTGCTTACCAACAGCGTTACCGAGGTGTTTGTAGAGAAAAATGCCTTGCTCGACTATTATAAACTGCAAAACGACCGCGAGAATGCGCTCCTCATCGACAATACGTACGTCTCACAAGAGGAGAACAGCCACGCCGCAGTGCATACCTTCTCTTTTGGGGGCAAAACCACGCGCAACAACTTGAATTTCTTCCATAGAGGCGAGCATATCGAGTCCACCTTAAAGGGGCTGACCATCCTCAAAGGCAATCAGCACGTGGATCACTACACTTTTGTGGAGCACGCTTTGCCTAACTGCGAAAGTCATCAGGATTACAAGAGCATCGTAGATGAGGAGGCGATCAACGTGTTCAACGGGAAGATTCTCGTGGAGAAGATCGCCCAGAAAACGAATGCGTATCAGCAGAATGACAACATTATCCTCAATCCCAAGGCGGCGGTATACACCAAACCACAATTGGAGATCTTTGCCGATGATGTAAAGTGTTCGCACGGCTGCACGGTAGGCTCTCTCAACCCCGATTCACTGTTCTACTTACAGGCGCGAGGTATCCCCAAGAAGGAGGCAGCCGCCCTCCTAACGTATGCTTTCGCCAACACGGTGATGCAAACGGTGCGAATACCCGAGCTGGCTTCCTACCTCAATAAAATCATCGCCGGAAAGTTGGGGGTAACGATTGATTTTTAG
- a CDS encoding L-2-amino-thiazoline-4-carboxylic acid hydrolase, which translates to METYNENTLSPLECFGWIEKGVFDYIQQNSLLRKADYDLFKEIYPSTFAKNFKKVQYLIKNDLDEGNIRFAVLVASVFECFLTLNIPEDESLELTDSCINQPMYPLIVEGTRAVLDTAENPFATIVSIAKQREEHYFGGSFDFERLIDTDFGYVLHIKKCLFHEVLTVLERNEVQYICCKMDLGWIDGIIPQKHGVQFARPTTFATGHTCQMWFSLREKSEQRVESRE; encoded by the coding sequence ATGGAGACTTATAATGAGAATACTCTTTCCCCTTTGGAGTGTTTTGGCTGGATAGAAAAGGGTGTTTTTGATTATATCCAGCAAAATTCTTTATTGCGCAAAGCGGATTACGACCTTTTTAAGGAGATTTACCCTTCTACCTTTGCGAAGAACTTTAAAAAAGTACAATATCTTATCAAAAATGACTTAGATGAAGGCAATATACGCTTTGCGGTACTTGTGGCGAGTGTGTTTGAGTGCTTTCTGACGTTGAACATCCCCGAAGACGAGTCGTTGGAGCTTACCGATAGTTGTATCAATCAGCCGATGTACCCGCTGATCGTCGAGGGAACGCGCGCAGTGCTCGATACAGCTGAAAACCCTTTTGCGACAATTGTTTCTATTGCAAAACAACGTGAAGAACACTATTTTGGAGGTAGTTTTGACTTCGAAAGACTTATAGATACTGATTTCGGCTATGTTTTGCACATTAAGAAATGTCTTTTTCACGAAGTATTAACTGTTTTAGAGAGGAATGAGGTGCAATATATCTGTTGTAAGATGGATTTAGGTTGGATTGATGGTATTATCCCTCAAAAGCACGGTGTACAATTCGCTCGTCCAACTACTTTTGCCACAGGGCATACTTGCCAGATGTGGTTTTCATTACGAGAAAAGAGTGAGCAAAGAGTAGAGAGCAGAGAGTAA
- the uraH gene encoding hydroxyisourate hydrolase, whose protein sequence is MKRVLFVLLFVVNVGLYAQKSGDFQLSSHILDISVGKPAPGVEVELEKYNDTSRQWVFVAKKKTDTNGRIPDFLPILNGKANNHGKYRLRFLTENYFMNQKVESFYPYIEVVFQIKDDQHYHVPITLSPFGYATYRGN, encoded by the coding sequence ATGAAAAGAGTATTATTTGTATTATTATTTGTTGTGAATGTAGGATTATATGCCCAGAAAAGTGGAGATTTCCAACTTTCAAGTCATATATTGGATATTTCAGTAGGGAAACCAGCCCCCGGAGTTGAGGTTGAGTTAGAAAAGTACAACGATACTTCCCGACAGTGGGTTTTTGTCGCTAAAAAGAAGACGGACACTAATGGAAGGATTCCTGACTTTTTGCCTATTCTCAATGGAAAAGCTAATAACCACGGGAAATACAGGCTACGGTTCTTAACAGAGAATTATTTTATGAATCAGAAAGTGGAGAGCTTTTATCCTTATATCGAAGTAGTATTCCAGATTAAGGATGATCAGCATTATCACGTGCCTATCACGCTTTCACCTTTTGGATATGCCACTTATAGAGGAAATTAG
- a CDS encoding ABC transporter permease has protein sequence MNIKNLFRIAWRAILLNKTRTILTMLGIIIGVGSVITMLAIGEGSKQSIKENISKMGTNMLNIRPGAGMMGGVRMSMSEMQSLKMTDYEALRKEGTLLRYVSPVVSGNGQSIAGGNNWPTSIYGVNAEYLPIREWSVAEGAMFGEDEISSFAKVAVIGQTVAKNLFKDGTSPIGQTIRFKNIPFKVIGVLAKKGESNFGQDQDDVILAPYTTVQKRILAQTFLQSIVASVIDESKSDEAVNQVKKILEAAHNLGANDANDFNVFSQQELISTFSSTSEMLTMLLVAIASISLIVGGIGIMNIMYVSVKERTKEIGLRMAIGAKGKDILMQFLIESVLISITGGVLGVIIGLGATFVVATFVGWPVSITLYSIVISFLVCTITGVFFGWYPARKAAELEPISALRYE, from the coding sequence GTGAACATCAAAAACCTATTCAGAATCGCGTGGCGAGCTATCCTGCTCAACAAGACCCGCACCATCCTTACAATGCTCGGTATCATCATCGGCGTTGGCTCTGTTATTACGATGCTTGCCATTGGCGAAGGCTCTAAGCAGAGCATCAAGGAAAACATCTCTAAGATGGGCACCAATATGCTCAACATACGCCCTGGTGCAGGGATGATGGGCGGCGTGCGTATGAGTATGTCCGAAATGCAATCCCTGAAAATGACCGACTATGAGGCATTGCGCAAAGAAGGCACCCTCTTGCGCTACGTATCCCCTGTGGTCAGCGGCAACGGGCAGAGCATCGCAGGCGGCAACAACTGGCCAACGAGCATTTATGGCGTAAACGCCGAGTACCTACCCATACGCGAGTGGAGCGTTGCCGAGGGAGCGATGTTTGGCGAGGATGAAATCAGCTCCTTTGCTAAGGTCGCCGTGATTGGGCAGACGGTCGCCAAAAACCTATTTAAGGACGGCACCAGCCCCATTGGGCAGACCATCCGCTTTAAGAATATCCCCTTTAAGGTGATAGGCGTGCTCGCCAAAAAGGGCGAAAGCAACTTTGGTCAAGACCAAGACGACGTTATCCTCGCACCCTACACCACCGTGCAGAAGCGCATTCTCGCACAAACTTTCCTGCAATCCATCGTAGCCTCTGTGATAGACGAAAGCAAGTCGGACGAGGCGGTAAACCAAGTAAAGAAGATCCTCGAAGCCGCCCACAATCTCGGTGCCAATGACGCCAACGACTTCAACGTCTTTTCGCAACAAGAACTCATCTCCACATTCAGCTCCACCAGCGAGATGCTCACCATGCTGCTCGTTGCTATCGCCAGCATATCGCTGATTGTCGGCGGTATCGGCATTATGAACATAATGTACGTCTCGGTGAAAGAGCGCACCAAGGAGATCGGGCTGCGTATGGCCATTGGAGCCAAGGGCAAGGACATCCTGATGCAGTTCCTCATCGAGTCGGTGCTTATCAGCATCACGGGCGGCGTGCTCGGGGTCATTATCGGGCTCGGCGCGACCTTTGTAGTCGCCACCTTCGTGGGCTGGCCTGTGAGCATTACCTTGTATTCTATTGTAATATCCTTCTTAGTATGTACCATTACAGGGGTTTTCTTCGGTTGGTATCCTGCCCGAAAAGCAGCCGAGTTAGAACCTATTAGCGCCCTCAGATACGAGTAG
- a CDS encoding sensor histidine kinase — protein sequence MKFLTHIASWAVVCILPALIFISESNHRFEEALYRSLISLPFLMFLFYISFYWLIDKLWFKKRYILFILVAVALILCISYSKYELFSYFNPRKDGRRMPPFHAFVYFDFLSNLLPVVFAMAIRYAQRNFSLEIAQKEAQAQKLQADLTQLKYQLQPHFFFNALNNIYSLIAIKPEKAQESVHSLSKLMRHFMQKSSQEYIPLSDEIDFLRQYIDLMRLRLTDKTRVVVDFPRQVPELHIAPLLFISLVENAFKHGVSTLENTEISFRLLSEEGRILFYSENDIVPSSNDLYSSGIGIDNLQKRLALLYPDRHRYEVAEREGRYYVTLEIIL from the coding sequence ATGAAATTCTTAACACACATAGCCTCTTGGGCAGTGGTTTGTATTTTGCCTGCCCTTATTTTTATCTCCGAAAGCAATCACCGATTTGAGGAAGCTCTTTATCGTTCGCTCATATCATTGCCTTTTTTGATGTTTTTGTTCTACATCAGTTTCTATTGGCTTATTGATAAACTGTGGTTTAAAAAACGATATATACTTTTTATATTGGTAGCAGTGGCACTCATTTTATGTATTTCGTACAGCAAATATGAGCTTTTTTCATACTTTAATCCCCGCAAAGATGGACGTAGGATGCCTCCTTTTCACGCTTTTGTCTATTTTGATTTCCTCTCGAACCTCTTACCAGTAGTCTTTGCAATGGCAATACGCTATGCACAACGCAACTTTTCTTTGGAAATTGCTCAGAAAGAAGCCCAAGCTCAGAAGCTACAAGCCGACCTCACCCAACTGAAATACCAGCTGCAACCCCACTTTTTCTTCAATGCGCTCAACAATATCTACTCTCTCATAGCCATCAAGCCCGAGAAAGCCCAAGAGAGCGTCCACAGCCTGAGCAAACTAATGCGCCACTTTATGCAGAAGAGCTCCCAAGAGTACATCCCCCTTTCCGACGAAATCGATTTCCTCCGCCAATACATCGACCTGATGCGCCTACGCCTGACCGACAAAACCCGCGTGGTGGTTGATTTCCCCCGACAGGTGCCTGAGCTTCATATCGCGCCGCTACTCTTCATCTCCTTGGTGGAGAACGCTTTCAAACACGGCGTATCCACCTTAGAAAACACCGAGATCTCCTTCCGACTACTTTCCGAAGAAGGGCGCATACTTTTTTACTCCGAAAACGACATCGTCCCCTCCTCGAACGACTTGTATAGCTCGGGGATCGGCATCGATAACCTCCAAAAACGCTTGGCTTTGCTCTATCCCGATCGCCATCGATACGAGGTGGCAGAGCGCGAAGGGCGTTATTACGTAACCTTAGAAATCATCTTATAA
- a CDS encoding Crp/Fnr family transcriptional regulator — protein sequence MERLINLIHKLLPKVEVSEAMLEPYFLHQDLAKGEELLHLGQVCRSYFFVSKGLLRVYFLNDGEEYTSFFAFEDYFFTEIESFLSAKGSNFSIVATEKSDILLIDRDNLSLLSEKYPFWNTFFLKIHEQTQLHLIEAIHSFQIASAKERYEQLFAYPRYLQRVKQKDLSTMLGITKHTLSRLRKK from the coding sequence ATGGAGCGACTTATCAACTTGATACATAAACTATTGCCAAAGGTGGAGGTAAGCGAGGCAATGCTTGAGCCGTATTTCCTTCACCAAGATCTGGCAAAGGGCGAAGAGCTTCTGCACTTAGGACAGGTGTGTAGAAGCTATTTTTTTGTCAGTAAGGGGCTGCTACGGGTGTATTTCCTCAACGATGGAGAGGAGTACACGAGTTTTTTTGCCTTTGAGGACTATTTTTTCACCGAGATAGAGAGCTTTCTCAGTGCTAAGGGTTCAAACTTTTCCATTGTAGCCACCGAAAAGAGCGATATACTCCTAATCGACCGCGATAACCTCTCCCTTCTTTCGGAGAAATACCCTTTTTGGAACACTTTCTTCTTAAAAATACACGAGCAAACACAGCTACACCTCATCGAGGCAATCCACTCCTTTCAGATAGCCTCCGCCAAAGAGCGTTACGAGCAACTCTTTGCCTATCCGCGTTATCTCCAACGTGTAAAGCAAAAGGATCTTTCCACTATGCTCGGCATCACAAAGCACACTCTCAGCCGCCTACGTAAGAAATGA
- a CDS encoding LytR/AlgR family response regulator transcription factor produces MKTIIVDDEPMALALLENYVQKTPYLQLEGKFSSALEVLDFFHRDGEVDLVYMDIQMPELTGLDLSHQLPARTMIVFTTAFDQYALEGYKVNAVGYLLKPFNYAEFLATAEKAKQLHLAATAKEPKKAYIFVKSEYKQVKITLSDILYIEGLKDYVKIYLSSEPSPVLSLLSLKKLTEELPAEQFMRVHRSFIVNLEKVTTIERHQIVFGSQRITIAEGYREAFEAYINGAQV; encoded by the coding sequence ATGAAAACCATCATTGTTGACGACGAACCTATGGCACTCGCGCTCCTTGAGAATTATGTGCAGAAGACGCCCTACTTGCAGCTCGAAGGCAAGTTCAGCAGTGCGCTCGAGGTGCTCGACTTCTTCCATCGTGACGGCGAGGTCGATCTCGTGTATATGGACATACAGATGCCAGAGCTCACAGGCTTAGACCTCTCGCACCAACTGCCCGCCCGCACGATGATTGTCTTTACCACCGCCTTCGATCAGTATGCCCTCGAGGGCTACAAGGTCAATGCCGTGGGCTACCTCTTAAAGCCCTTTAACTATGCGGAGTTCCTCGCCACTGCCGAGAAGGCAAAGCAGCTACACCTCGCCGCCACCGCCAAAGAGCCGAAGAAGGCGTATATCTTTGTGAAGTCGGAATACAAACAAGTGAAGATAACCCTCAGCGACATCCTTTACATCGAGGGCTTAAAGGATTACGTAAAGATCTACCTCAGCAGCGAGCCCAGCCCTGTGCTTAGCCTCTTAAGCCTGAAGAAACTCACCGAGGAGCTACCCGCCGAGCAGTTTATGCGCGTGCACCGATCCTTTATCGTCAATTTGGAGAAAGTAACCACCATCGAGCGACACCAGATCGTCTTCGGGAGCCAGCGCATCACCATTGCCGAAGGTTATAGAGAGGCTTTTGAAGCCTATATCAATGGTGCGCAGGTGTAG